TACTAAAGTCACTGTTATTATCAGCTATATTGTATtggctataatattgtatccgtattgtttcaatttttttataataattcgggAGCCGCGAAAATATTTCGAACACTTAAAGTAACCGTGGGATGAATAAGTATTGGGAGACGGTCATTAATAAGTGTAACTGGAATGCTTTCATAATTACGGTGGGAACTAGCATCTATCAGGGGTTGATCGGCATTAGTTCGGTGAGTATTGTGAtcaattttcgaaaatattattattgtcggtgCCCGATAAGCCTGCAGTACCCGAAAAAATCTATTTCTTCTGTGATACGAGTCAAGGTAGCGACTGTCGCTGTCCAACTCTCCTGTCTGGTCCTTCGTTGCCGTGTGCCGTTCGGCCTAGTTTCTCGCGGCTTTTAGTATGGTCTGGTTTTGCAAGccgttcataatatattgttatcgtaACGGCGATACATCGTTTCGACCAAATGTACTCCGCCGCCGTAGTGCGTGTTGCTAATCCACGTATTAAGCAAAATCGTTAGCGTTCTTATGATCAACCAACCATGGTTGAAATAAGTACAAAAGCCGTAGTCGTATTTTCCAAAAGTGTGTGCGATTTATAATCGCGTGCTCTCATTGTACCGACTATACGCACCGCTCCGTTTACAATTGCGTTCGTTCGGACACGGTCCCCATGCCTCCcatatgtgtttattttttctttctgtCGTCAAATTTTGGAGAGATAAAAATGTTTCGGTCTTCAACTTTGAGGGtagatttaggtatataattggaatctagttggtactagagtcaaaaatactaataaatatacatgtatGTCTATTGTCTATGTATGAAACACAATATGATCACTCGAGTGCGTGACGTCAAatcgatgtataataataatagtaatatcgtTATGCGGGTGTATGCGATGTACTTTGTCGGGGTTatctggtttttattttttgtaaagtttTGTAACACGATTTCATAACAAATACGTCCGTTAGAAACAATACATCAATACGTTAACAATCTTTCAAAGAGGACAAATCATTGTCGGAATATTACTCATTGTTttactcattaaaaatatttcaattacaaaatataatacaaaatgtatacctatttgaaTCACCCATCCGGGTATTTAGTTCCCTGACTAAATGCAAAGTACTTTACAGAgagattgtataaaatatattgaattacaaaatgaatattttacgcCTTTACGGGGATTGCACCTGAATGATATAATGTTGTGTCAAAAcgtcatgaatataatataatgtttttcacatttggttttaatatacctacattggcTACATTATGtagatatactgtataatagtgATGTGATGTGATGTAAAAATCACATATTCACAGAGATCGCAGATCAATGTTTTTTTCGGTTACTAATGAATTTTAGAACCTACCATCGTGCGTACATCTAatgaaaaattgtgaaaataatttctGCTTttgctaaatatataatacaattttcaaaatactcgtttcaaaataatatttttttaattataataaaacaaaatatcatacaGGCTTTTCTCGTAAAAAGATAAAACTAATCGTTCACgataagaaacaatattttctttctaccaaaaaaaaaaacgtatctTAGAAGTCTCAACAACCAAGGTTCTAGATAATCCTATCCACCCAAGAATGAAAATATCTGCAGAAACTGTGAGAAACAAAAATTCACCTTTAGAAATCGTCTCtaccatgttattataattcattttaaacttaaattgttttattacgtCACTATAATTTCCCTCCTTAGTGCTTACTGGTATTTTGCAGCGTgtagagtacctatatacctacatattaattatgtttaataattattataaatattctcctatactatactaatatactattaaaatgcataaaggtttattaataaaatgtaaattgacaAACTGTACATGTTACTAGCtaatatgacattatttataaatagtgtacctatattgtgtgaCTTTACTTTCGGAACTAACAAggcaaataacattaaaaaaacctcaattctaataaaaatacaaactttggtcaaaagtataaattgaaataatgattacacatctttaagcttaatataattgttgataaaaagctattttatttttattacacaataattaaactttaaaatcgTGTAATTGATTAttagttgattattattaagtatttctaCAATTAGTAGACATTTCAAATGCATCTTTATTTTTGGTATTGGAACTAGTTCCAGAGGtggtgttattaattattctagtAGATGCAGTAGATGTCTTAAAAAGTTGAAACCATGGCCaaagttttttgtttaataaatttaaaacacattttttacaaacaaaaattaaaaaaatgaacactCCTTGCAACGAGTTCCTTGAAACGCACCACACTAAGTCAGAACCATTTTAACCTGATGCCAATGATGTAATTTCCGTTAACCAATTGACACCCATGACGatgaataatttcaaatacaGCATGAATctgaaatacaatatatttctaatttcaaacataatttttacaaattaatttaatgaatttaaattatatttgtatcaaaTTCATTGAGTAAGTAAATATCATAGTTTCTATTGCTAATGCCCATAAATTGTATAGATACCTAatgtaacatattaataatacaattttgtctGTACAACTTTCAGTTACCGTGGTCCACATTCTTTTGGCTTTCAGATCCACAGAGTACATATGTTTCACAATCATTATTGCcgtgtgtataaatattaatagattacTAAATAACAGAATACCAATAggactataaaaatataacaacgtggctaaatatgctaaaaattaatttataaatatttaaaaacaacatgcctaaatgttttttatttaaaatgttaactctatgtatataattttaatatattgtagtaaTTACACCCATGAACTTGGCCTACCGACATGAAAATatcaatatgaaaattatgCAAATATTTTGTGAGTAATTTTCGAGAATTTACAAGTATACTTCTAGAATTTACGAGTATCTTTAACATAATCTACTGGAGAGTGGGCAAACTTCATGTAGGCATGTATAGAGCCAATATTGGCATCGGGATcaatactaacataatattatggacatGGAATCATTGGTTTCGCAACTTGGGAAGGTGACGTCATCGCTGCGTTTACTGCTTAGGGTATACTGATAGGAAAACAACAGACGTTTTACGTAActgtttaaattcaaataacaaGTGCATCAAATCGAAAAAATTCCTGATGGACCCATAGGTATAtgcgcttaaaaaaaaaataagaaatctcATTCGGTTGTCTCGCGTAACAATATTAAGGCCTTAACCGGTTAACTGCGTCCCTACCTCAAACTTGTCGTCGAGCGATGCGTTGAGTGCCGAGCATTTCCCTTCCACGTACGCCCAGTTCTGCGGGCAGCACTTGCGTAGACACATTTCCACTGCGCACGTGCACAGGACGTAACCGCCGCCCTGAACCGGACGGTACGCGGCCGACGGATACGCTTTTTTCGGTTTCCCGGCCCACAGTACGTCGTTTGCCTGGTAAGCGTTTTCGGGCGCCGGTCTGGAAGCGTTCATCGGACACTGCTCGTTGGCAAAGGCCGCGGCCGGCGGCAGCAACACAAGCAGCACCGGCAGCCACGGGAGCGGACGGGCCATCTCGAATGTGCCTAGGTGTGACGGGACTATCAATCATCACACGAAGCAGCAGTCGTCGTCGGTATAAACGAAACAAAGACAATTGATAATACGACGGAGTAATAACGTTCTGCCGCGCACACGATCGGACGTGACGCGCGCGATGCGACTGTTGGCCGTATGGTGTGCCTGTTGAGTGCTCGCTTGTTCGCTGTGCTGACTGCGGGCTGCGCCGAGGAAGTAAATCGACGGGCTCGCGTATTTGCGTGATGACCTAACccagcctaacctaaccttcacacaatcatttttttagttatattataatatgcatattagaaaaaatacatttatcataagAATAAAAAGTCATTGgcaaatattacttttatttaataattcaataagaCATTTTTCTGGTTTATTAGATAAGAGGATATTTTCCAACCTATTATTAtgtggaaaaaatatatattgattcaggggggggggaaatgtcTCAGTCCAGGGGGGAAGGAACGTTCAGTACCGCTAAAATCCACGTGGGTCTTCCAAATAccgtattgtaatttgtagtgaTTACAGTAGtataaaatgttagtataatatgatatagtgaTTATACAGTgctttaagttataaatacctTAGATGTAGAGTTCTAAATCTAAGTTTTAAGTCTCTAAACTAAAAGTCTCTTGTGGTAAGTTAGAAAAAGAAGTggtgttttatatttgtaaaaattcaaatacgTTTGGATACATGTGACTTTGTTGCATAGGTGCAGGAGTAGCattctttttttcaaagttcCCTAATAACATTTCGGGTTTCTTTGCCAAagtttaaatttcttttttaaatatttcatcaacagttttataaaataaaacaatactgtcttgtacaatgtacatattatatgatcttCATCATAACCGTTTTCCTCGAGTATAGAGAATGAATAAGCTTTACAACGTACCTTGTTAGGTGACTTATCAATCTGTTTCCAACCCATTCATCTATAGTAACGGAATAAATATCGATTCTCAGTGGCAATATATTTCCGTGTTATCAAATTGAATATCGGTTGCTACTTGAaactttaatgtaatatatttgtatagaaaatgtactATACCTATCTGCCTaaagctattattttattttcagctGAGCATCCGGCGCAgtattataactcataagttacAAATCATAATGTTGTGGCAAAATTGCGTTTTTCGATGAGTATCTTGGTTGGCCAATGGCCCACtgaaagttatattataatttatattatgaagttAAGATGGGGTGAAATGACCGTGTCCTATTTAATGACGTATTCATGGGAAATGTGCTTCGTCgggtcccccccccccctgcgaCACCTAATCCtcagtataaatttaaaatatagttcaaaCGATTGGTACGGTTAATGTTGactaattctatattttttaaatattttgtttatttaattcgtATGAATGTACTTAGATGtattaattaatctatattattaatttggctACGATCCCGTACTAGCcgtactattaataaaataaaaatttaaattaataaaaaccaaagtttgtgtgtgtgtaagcgACCCACAAGTCACAACCAAGTCTATCGCATTTATGATTCTAAAAGTCGGTACATAGGTAATCACTAATCTTATACCCGAGAATATACACCTCAAagccaatatttaaaattttgcattttaaagaAGTGCTCACACAAGGATTTATTCAAGGATTTGGTTcacaaaaaaacgaatatttttttatttatataaggtGTAGCCATTGCCCATTaattacagaaaataaatagttattataattgtatataatttttacctacccgtattttatcatttttataactgATAAAAACAACCCAATAATAACCGTGTTGAACATCTGTGCAGTTTACATTCAACAGAGTTTAAGAATGGGTAAATCAACGGACATTTAATTTATCACAGGCCAACGCCATGCTGGGTCAGCtagtaaatcataattaatgtaaaataatatagctaataatatatggtaCTGCAGTGGTGTAAAACGTAGGTACAATACACTTCgcttgacaataataattttaaaaaaaaaattccaactaAAAGGCGAGTGAATTTCCTAGTGATTTATATGGTAAGCTTGCTTGCCGACACATAGTTttctatcattataatatatttcacgaGTATTCATCGCGATTATATTTGTTACgcttttattataacatttatgcATTTACTTTAACAGCTGATTATACGTCTTGTCGTGTTTACGAACGGTTTCGTTGAacttgttgattattatttttactttgaatAATGTTCCGCGCTTGCCTAAGTGCAAGTGTCACTGTGGTGGGCGTACGCCTCGGCTTACGCGATGGGCGGCGCGTACAGGCTCCTCGGCGAGATGATCGCGGCCAACGTCAAGACCAAGGCTGCCTGCTTGTTCGCTGCGTGCGTATTGTTCCTGGCCGGCGCCTCGTTTCTCTTCGACGGCCTCTACACCATATTAATGCCCCTAGCGTTTGGTGTCTACTCCAATTACTCCATGTACTCCTCGTCCGGGCCACCGCCGTCGCCTTCATCGTGGTCGAGACCAAGGGAAAAACCTTTCTGGAGATGGAGATGGAGACGTTCTTGACCTTTGCAGTAGTACGCCATCGTTCGTGGTTGtcgtgttttattattaaaattaattattattattttttttattattttttattattattctttgatTACGAGTCGACCAAAGAATTTATgacgtcatataatataatattataatattgtacgggatcatataatattatctgtattaCCGACAGCTTTCACCGGGAAAAAAATGATCATTAAATACGGCACACGCAGTGTTTTGATTCAAGTGTAATAACTTCTTGAGAAATTCGGCTTAGCCAATTTATCCGGTGAACATGAAAAACAAGAACAAAGCAGATTTTTTAACACGGTTGTTTCGTAGAATTTATTTGTCTTAAAGTCACTTATAAAAACTGGAAAGGTTACGCCAGGAGGGTAATTTTATTTCCCCGCTCAATTTTACGGGAACTGGAGTTGAgtttataaaactttattttaaacaacttcCTTATAGTGAGCTGCTGTATAATTCTTAAATACCACTTGGATAAAAACGAATCGATTAAAACTTAATGACAATTacacgaaaaatattattttggccctactttcaattttatgtaagaaatatattatatattttggcgATAAAAATTCACCTAAAGATCACTTATTTCAAAGTCCTCAATGAAGACCTTTGTCTACGAAAGACTGAAATccacgtaaaaataaatatacccgTTTTGAATATTGCCCAGGGTCACGAACAGAAACTTTAATTTGatgtatatatgttttataaaatatgtatgggtATTAGATGTAGGCACCAATAGTTGTATAGATGAATATAgtattgttgtatatttgttgtttatattatgtatatgtgttTATAAAAAGTGTGATCATGATTTTAATGTAACACTAAATATTTTTGCCGGAACTTTAAGTAAATTCGAGttacttaaaaaaacaaaaaaaataattacatatttttttttttaagtgagcTATAGTTCAACTTTCTTATCATACCATTCATACCTCTTATAACTGTATCACCTccattacaataaaaaacaaataatattatagaggtaAGTTTATTGTCCAGTAAGTGAGTCTTTGAGTTGAGAGGAATTGTGATTTCTTATATTTGTTTGGCAGTATAACTTGATCAGTGCcaatatcataaaattttaatatttatataacaattatatatgtGACAGGAGCCTGATTCTTTTTTGTCTGTTGCATTCGCATATGTTTTGGTAGTAGAtactataaattcaaaaattctcATTGgcatattatgatgatatgtAGAATTCATATTTTGGCCAATTATGGTTTTCGCAAAAGAAACATAATTATATCGTGTGTTCCTTATAATTTGTGTTTACTATATATTTGCAGTTCttgcgatttttttttgttttaaataaatatcacttttttacatattttataaaacgataACAGTGCATTGTTTAATATCACGAGAAACATACTTATACTCTCTggtattagtaataatatgatggaaTTTCCACACAAATACACTACACATTAATACATATCATTCTGTTCACcaaaacgatttttttcttaaaaccaTCAAAacgttgaaatattattataatatgcattgctACCGGATCAAAAATCATACATGttcgtattattaaaatttataacactACAACTAGTGTTAAATCTACCGAATTTCGGAACGTTGAATAATGTATTAGAGTTACCATAATGTTATTGAATATCGATGTGCAATAGGAAAATCTCATTGATAAATGGAATTCATTTGACGCGCGTGTGGATGTCAAAGGACGGAAAACAATTGAGTTTAAATCAAATAGGCGGAAATgtggaattataatataagtataatgtaatatgtattatatacaaacgtACATGGTTATCAAAATTTCATGTTATACGAAATTGGCGAGAGTAACATTCTGCTCGCATAAACAATCCTCACAAGTTTTGTAATGCAAAATTCGGACAATCCTTTATGTGTGGAATGTAATCATTACAAGACATTATATCACTATAGTGGTGGCAGTGGCTGAATGATGTACGCTGTGAGTGAAATAAAAGGTCGAACGGCAACGAAGAGAGGACTGAGGAGAAGATAATAGCAGCGTAGTTGACAAATACACtgaattacgtatattatttcgaatttttataaaaaaaaatactaaaacagAGAAACACATAATTTACAGTACACACAAATCTGACGTATAACGACTAACGGCCACAAATAAAGATATAAAAAGAcatggaataattatttattttcaaaatatttagactaattgcaagctatttatattatcatgaacCTATATTTATTCCACTAAACGGTACATCGGTTgtaattcatattatgttacCAATAGCcttaaaataggtaatacataatTTGTTACAAATAAGTTCAACCCAACGAATTATGAAAACACCAATAATAACATAAAGTAGCCTAGTATACACCTAGGTATCCTTAGAAATAGATGCTTATCCATCTGTCCTCTTCTCTcagtttttacgatattttgttgaatacTCAACGATTTAccgttgaattaaaatttaacccataattcattaaaacgacctaacctaacctacccaaAGACGGGTTACGTTTGAAACCTACTATTTAGCAGAATCTAgtttcgttgtttttttttttatatacatttttattccgtgtttaatttttaataatatatttcttgacTCTCGCTGTAGTCAAGGAtgcattaatatttcaattttaatgttattttatttttagtggttATTGGGCGAGCCTAAATACTCCAATCTTAAAGATCCATATTGTGCACACTTTACTGCACTTCAGTCGTAGCTTACTAGACATCTTGAAGCACGTCTTGCGTCTGTAGTTTATAGATATCGACAGGTGCGTACACACGGGTGAGGGGTTTGGGGTTCACCCCCCTcctcttaaaataattagttgtgtaatttatttatatcaatcatCTATGATCCCTCCCAATAACTACTATGACCCCCTCCcctctaatttttatttgtttacgtGCCTGGATGTTGGTAGACACTAGATTGGCTTGCGATCACTGTAGTATTTCTAAGTATTatttctactattttttttattattttagtttattttttagtattttgaataaaataacagCTACTTGATTCGATTTCCAGTAAAATTGAAGGAAACAAAATAACAGCCACGCAAGTGTATGATGATAGCAACGCTCGTTATAATATAGTCGTAAGTTGTAGGCATGCCTCCGCGCACTGGGGCTAGGAACTAAAGCTCAATGCATTTCGTGcacatatcatatattataatattaggtgtatAATGCCAATACATCACGATGTAATATTTAAACCAACaaatatcatacctatatacgACAATAGTAtacaagcaatataatatacaagcgaTATATacaagctatatatatatataagcaatATATACAagcgatgtatatatatatataagcaatACATACATCTATACTTCTAAACAATGTGTACCGGtgttgtacctaatataatatgcctCGCGCGCATATTATATCCGCagttttctgttatttttatttatacatatttgccTATACACACCTAAATAttaaacgacgacgacgacgaccagaGCCGCGACCGTTCTCCGCCCGTGTAAATCACGTCGATCTCGCGTGCGTATAATATCGTTCaacaatatattactatacgatatgtatatacatacggCGTATACATTATACGACTTCGGCGAGTACCTACTACCCTGCATGCGCGCGTGTTTCGCCCGTGTCCGGTATATAGGGTGTGGCGCTGTACACACGACCTAAcggaatattattacatatatatatatatttattgcatatCGCGCGTCTCCCGTCACGTACCAcgataaatcaaatatatatatatatatacacacaccatatatatatatatatatatatatacagattcGAGCGGGTTAATCAGATCGCCTATATTAACCGGGGACTtgtgtgtatacataataaatattaagtatatatgtatagtatacatttgtgGGTACTgcgtataggtaataggtatcgtatatatatatataatacacccgCTTACACGCGCTTACACGTGTACGTGAGCCGCAGTCGCGACGCGTTACACATAAGGTCAGATCCGTTCGCATCGTTGcgtgcaatataatatcatgtacaaGTGCAcatgtctatattatagtatcggTAGGTCAGGCTAGAACGCGTGTCGTAGATCGGCAGACGGCGGTCCGTGCGAATCTCGTCCCATTCGTGTGACCagtgtaccgcggatctacaaattatgtaacccgaagtacgacataatattagcgcccctatatataatatgccttATAcgagtttaaaatttgaaatttccgATGATTAGCGCCCGGGCATGGGTCACTGATcgccgcccccccccccccccagatccGGTACTGCGTGTTCGGTATAAATTTGGTGAcgtcgaaaaacaaaaattaataagacTACACTGCAACGACGGTAATCGCGGTCTCGCACCAAacagagaataaaaaaaaaaaaaaatcgatttccaGTACGtatttacattacaatatttacaactaTAAGCACGAAGCGGAATGAATACtacttatattgttacaataacaacaGTTATTGTAGGTACGTAGTGACGACGACGTCACATCCACTGCGCAGGCTTTATACCAAAGCcctacatcaataataataaaatccgcACAGTTCGGTTTTTCAGACTTCGAGTGGTACGGCGATAAAGTATTGCTTTCAcgatgatttttgtttttactgttattgtatattatttttgtcgttTTTTTTCCCGCCAGTGAATTTccggattattatttattgctcgtgtaaaatagtacataatatattatattaatatatttttctgaaatttaatgcatattttgaaaaaagtatatTCGATAAGGCTCTAATGACTAATATGTTTATGAGTTACTACACAAAGGAAAATAA
Above is a window of Metopolophium dirhodum isolate CAU chromosome 3, ASM1992520v1, whole genome shotgun sequence DNA encoding:
- the LOC132940184 gene encoding uncharacterized protein LOC132940184, with protein sequence MARPLPWLPVLLVLLPPAAAFANEQCPMNASRPAPENAYQANDVLWAGKPKKAYPSAAYRPVQGGGYVLCTCAVEMCLRKCCPQNWAYVEGKCSALNASLDDKFEIHAVFEIIHRHGCQLVNGNYIIGIRLKWF